Proteins found in one Flavobacterium channae genomic segment:
- a CDS encoding 3-hydroxyanthranilate 3,4-dioxygenase, producing MKIKKPFNLNQWIEENRQFLKPPVGNKTIYDETSDDYIVMVVGGPNARKDYHYNETEELFYQLEGEITVYVQEDGEKKAMKLGPGDMYLHPAKVPHSPARTEGSVGLVIERKRAGKGFNDGLLWFCDNCNHKLHEVYFELHDIEKDFLPHFSTFYNSEEKRTCKKCGTVMETNPKFTTKK from the coding sequence ATGAAAATTAAAAAACCATTTAATCTAAATCAATGGATTGAAGAAAACCGACAGTTTTTGAAGCCACCCGTGGGAAACAAAACCATCTATGATGAAACTTCAGACGATTATATTGTTATGGTCGTGGGTGGACCCAATGCACGAAAAGACTATCACTACAACGAAACCGAAGAGTTGTTTTATCAATTAGAAGGAGAAATCACAGTCTATGTTCAAGAAGATGGCGAAAAGAAAGCCATGAAATTAGGACCAGGCGATATGTATTTACATCCTGCTAAAGTACCGCATTCTCCTGCTAGAACAGAAGGTTCAGTAGGTTTGGTAATCGAAAGAAAACGCGCTGGAAAAGGATTTAACGATGGGTTGTTGTGGTTTTGCGACAATTGCAATCACAAATTACATGAAGTCTATTTCGAGTTACACGATATTGAAAAAGACTTTTTACCGCATTTCAGTACGTTTTATAATTCAGAAGAAAAAAGAACGTGTAAAAAATGTGGTACTGTAATGGAAACCAATCCTAAGTTTACTACTAAGAAATAG
- a CDS encoding endonuclease/exonuclease/phosphatase family protein, with product MKIKHLLAVFTVILSVNSAVSQDKKFKVHTVAFYNFENLFDTINDPDTYDEEYTPVNGWTKKNYQKKLDNLSRVLIELGTSESQKNSPVIIGACEIENRRVLEDLVKHPTLINKGYKVVHFDSPDKRGIDVGFLYQEKYFQPTSYINVPLYVYETETTSDKKSTKEEEKEVEENVNYDKKTKRIYTRDQLLVTGLLDGEEINVIVNHWPSRSGGEKKSSPYREAAGRLNRKIMDSIIKINPKAKFITMGDLNDGPYNKSVKQGVGAKLKKTELKEPRDVYNPFEQMQKDGHSSLFYRDAGDIFDQIMVSQQLVPADNNDYATFKYWKAGIYNKPFLIQKTGQYKGYPLRNQNGVPGFSDHFPVYIYLVKEVK from the coding sequence ATGAAAATTAAACACCTTTTGGCTGTTTTTACTGTGATTTTGTCTGTAAATAGCGCTGTTTCACAGGATAAAAAATTTAAAGTGCATACCGTAGCATTTTACAATTTTGAGAATTTATTTGATACAATTAATGATCCAGATACTTATGATGAAGAGTATACTCCTGTAAATGGTTGGACAAAAAAGAATTATCAAAAGAAATTAGATAACTTAAGTCGTGTTCTTATCGAATTAGGTACAAGCGAAAGTCAAAAAAATTCTCCAGTAATTATTGGCGCTTGTGAAATTGAAAACAGAAGAGTGCTAGAAGACTTAGTTAAGCATCCTACTTTAATTAATAAAGGATATAAAGTAGTCCATTTTGATTCTCCAGACAAACGTGGAATTGACGTTGGATTTTTATATCAAGAAAAGTATTTTCAGCCAACAAGTTACATAAATGTGCCGTTGTATGTTTATGAAACAGAAACAACTTCTGATAAGAAAAGTACAAAAGAAGAAGAAAAAGAAGTTGAGGAAAATGTAAACTACGATAAAAAAACAAAACGTATTTATACACGTGATCAACTTTTGGTTACTGGTTTATTAGACGGAGAAGAAATTAACGTAATTGTTAACCACTGGCCATCACGTTCTGGTGGAGAGAAAAAAAGTAGCCCATACAGAGAAGCTGCTGGAAGATTGAATAGAAAAATTATGGATTCTATCATCAAAATCAATCCAAAAGCAAAGTTTATTACGATGGGAGACTTAAATGATGGTCCTTACAATAAATCTGTAAAACAAGGAGTTGGAGCAAAACTTAAAAAAACAGAATTAAAAGAACCAAGAGATGTTTACAATCCGTTTGAGCAAATGCAGAAAGACGGTCACTCTTCTTTGTTTTATCGCGACGCTGGAGATATTTTTGACCAAATTATGGTAAGCCAACAATTAGTTCCAGCAGATAATAATGATTATGCTACTTTTAAATATTGGAAGGCGGGCATTTATAACAAACCTTTCTTAATTCAAAAAACCGGACAGTACAAAGGATATCCACTGAGAAATCAAAATGGAGTTCCAGGATTTTCAGATCACTTCCCAGTTTATATTTATCTAGTGAAAGAAGTGAAGTAA
- the amaB gene encoding L-piperidine-6-carboxylate dehydrogenase — MISEAAIQFGMQEALQQLGIKEINEGTSTGTKWFSNGKIIESYSPATGDLIGKVKSSTKEDYETAMSAAEEAFKTWRLVPAPKRGEIVRQMGEELRKHKEALGKLVSFEMGKSYQEGLGEVQEMIDICDFAVGLSRQLHGLTMHSERPMHRMYEQWHPFGIVGIISAFNFPVAVWSWNTMLAWICGDVCIWKPSSKTPLCGVACQNIIQTVLERNNLPEGISCLVVGNESGDLINNDKRIPLVSFTGSTRIGRHVSKTVAERFGNTILELGGNNAIIVSKEADLSMVLVGAVFGAVGTAGQRCTSTRRLIVHESVYDKTLDVLAKAYAQLKIGNPLDANNHVGPLIDKGAVQDYLNAIEKAKAEGGRVIVEGGVLEGKGYESGCYVKPCIIEAKNEFEIVQHETFAPVLYVMKYSTIEEAIEMQNAVPQGLSSSIFTNNMREMELFLSAAGSDCGIANVNIGTSGAEIGGAFGGEKETGGGRESGSDAWKAYMRRQTNTINYGTALPLAQGIKFDL; from the coding sequence ATGATATCTGAAGCAGCAATTCAATTTGGTATGCAAGAAGCTTTGCAACAATTAGGCATTAAAGAAATTAACGAAGGAACATCTACTGGAACAAAGTGGTTTTCTAACGGAAAAATCATCGAATCATACTCACCTGCAACAGGAGATTTGATTGGAAAAGTAAAATCTTCAACAAAAGAAGATTACGAAACAGCTATGAGTGCTGCAGAAGAAGCTTTCAAAACATGGCGTTTGGTTCCAGCTCCAAAAAGAGGTGAAATCGTGCGTCAAATGGGAGAAGAATTACGTAAACATAAAGAAGCATTAGGAAAATTAGTGTCTTTCGAAATGGGTAAATCGTATCAAGAAGGTCTTGGAGAAGTGCAAGAAATGATTGATATCTGTGATTTCGCAGTAGGTTTATCACGTCAATTACATGGATTAACAATGCACTCTGAGCGTCCAATGCACAGAATGTATGAGCAATGGCATCCGTTTGGAATTGTTGGAATCATTTCGGCTTTCAACTTCCCAGTAGCGGTTTGGTCTTGGAACACAATGTTAGCATGGATTTGTGGTGATGTTTGTATTTGGAAACCAAGTTCAAAAACGCCTTTATGTGGTGTAGCTTGTCAAAACATCATTCAAACCGTATTAGAAAGAAACAACTTGCCAGAAGGAATCAGCTGTTTAGTAGTGGGTAACGAGTCTGGTGATTTAATTAATAACGACAAACGTATTCCATTAGTATCGTTTACAGGTTCTACAAGAATTGGTCGTCACGTATCAAAAACAGTTGCTGAGCGTTTTGGAAATACTATTTTAGAATTAGGTGGAAACAACGCCATCATCGTTTCTAAAGAAGCTGATTTATCAATGGTATTGGTTGGAGCAGTATTTGGAGCGGTTGGGACAGCTGGTCAACGTTGTACGTCAACTCGTAGATTAATTGTTCACGAAAGTGTTTACGATAAAACATTAGACGTTTTAGCAAAAGCTTATGCGCAGTTAAAAATCGGAAATCCATTAGATGCTAACAATCACGTGGGACCACTTATCGATAAAGGAGCAGTTCAAGATTACTTAAACGCTATTGAAAAAGCAAAAGCTGAAGGCGGAAGAGTAATTGTAGAAGGTGGTGTTTTAGAAGGAAAAGGATACGAAAGTGGTTGTTATGTAAAACCATGTATTATTGAAGCTAAAAACGAGTTCGAAATCGTACAACACGAAACATTTGCTCCAGTATTATACGTAATGAAATACAGCACAATTGAGGAAGCTATCGAAATGCAAAATGCAGTTCCTCAAGGGTTATCTTCTTCTATCTTTACAAACAACATGAGAGAAATGGAATTATTCCTTTCTGCTGCTGGTTCAGATTGTGGTATTGCTAACGTAAACATCGGAACTTCTGGTGCTGAAATTGGTGGTGCTTTTGGTGGTGAAAAAGAAACAGGCGGTGGCCGTGAATCAGGTTCTGATGCATGGAAAGCTTACATGAGAAGACAGACAAATACGATCAACTACGGAACAGCGTTACCTTTAGCACAAGGAATTAAGTTTGATTTGTAA